Genomic segment of Prosthecobacter debontii:
GGGATCGGCCTGGTAGTCCTTGATGAGGCTCTGGATGTGGCTGCGCAGGGCGGGGTCTTTGATCACCTGGAAGACGAGGCCGATGAGGCGCTTCATGGATTCCTCGCCGGCGTCGCCAGTGGCGGCAGGGCGCATGTGACGGAGGGTGATGAGGTAGTCATCGAGAAGGGTGATGCCCACCCACTGGCGGACAACGGCCTCGGCGCTGCCGGTGTCAGAAATGCCCATGCGGGTGGCGGTGATGACGCGGGTGGCGATGGGGAGGGACTGTTTTTGCCAGAGTTCCAGCTCGCCGCCCTGGAGCTCGCTTTCGGAGAGGTTTTTATAGCGGCCCTGTTTGACCATACTTTCCATATCGCGCGAGACGATGTCCATTTCGGCCAAAATGCGGCGGTGTTTATCCTCCAGTGTGGGGAGAGGGGCTCCAGCCTTGAAGAGAAAGATGTCCATGCGAGCCTGCTCTTCCAGGTTTTCGTAACGGAGGAGAACGCCATCGTCCTTGTAGTCGAAGTGACCAGCAAACCGGTAGTCACCCAGGAAAGGCGGAAAGGCGAGCGAGGTGGGCGCGTGCTTCCAAAAGCTGCCATCGGTGGGGGGCGGGGTCCACTTTCCGGAGGGCTCGGCAGCGGTCAGGGAGAGGGCACTGACGCCGGTGACGAGGAGGAAAAGAGCGGCTCGGGGGATGAAGCGGGGGAAATTCATGTGCGCAGATGTTGCGTGGAGGGCGGGTCTGATGCAATGCGAAAGCGTGCGGGTTTGGGACAGAGCGTTCTGGCAAATCGTTCATGCTTGGGCGCTTTCCTGCTCTTGACTCTGACCGTCAGCCGCCGAACTACTTGGCTTCCTTTTTTTCTATCCCTACCCCTGATCCAATGCCCCGCCGAATCACCTACCGCGACGCCATCCGTGAAGCCCTGGACGAAGAGATCGCCCGCGACCCGATGGTCGTGGTGATGGGGGAAGAGGTGGCTCAATACAACGGAGCCTACAAAGTGACCCAGGGTCTGTGGGACAAATGGGGTGACAAGCGCCTCGTGGATACCCCGATCAGTGAGGCCGGTTTCATCGGGATGGGCGTGGGTGCCTCCATGCTGGGCGTGCGTCCGGTGATGGAGCTGATGTTCTGGAGCTTTTACACCGTCGCCTGGGACCAGATCGTGAACAACGCCGCGATGGTCCGCTACATGAGCGGGGGTAAGATCAACTGCCCGATCGTGGTGCGTGGTCCGGCCAACGGGGGCACCAGCGTGGGGGCAACCCACAGCCACACGCCGGAAAACATCATGGCCAACTTCCCCGGCATGAAGTGCGTGGTGCCGAGCAATGCCTATGACGCCAAAGGCCTGATGAAGGCGGCCATCCGCGACAACGACCCCGTGATGTTCATGGAAAGCACGAAGCTCTACGGTGAAGAGTGGGAAGTGCCCTCCAACGATGAACTGCCGAATGGCGAGCTTTTCATCCCTCTCGGTGTCGCTGACATCAAGCGCGAAGGCACAGACATTTCCCTGATCGCTCATGGCAAAGCCGTGATCACCTGCTTGGAAGCCGCCCGCATCCTGGAAGAAGAGCATGGCATCAACGCTGAAGTGGTGGACTTGAGGAGCATCCGTCCGCTGGATGAGGAAACCATCCTCAACTCCGTGGCCAAGACGCACCGCGCCATCTATGTGGAAGAAGGCAAGCCTTTCTGCGGCGTGGGTTCCCAGATCGCTTACACCATCCAGGCCCAGATCTTCGATGAGTTGGATGCCCCGGTTCTGCGCGTGAATAGCCTGGACTCCCCCGCCATCTACAGCCCGCCGCTGGAGGCCCTTCAGCTTCCGACTGCCGATGTGGTCATCGCCAAGGTTCTGTCCATCTGCTGATCTGATCGCCTTGCTTTCCTGACTCGAGCTCTCTCGCACTCCTCGCTTTTCTTTTTCTCCTCCAACGCTTTTTTCTGCCATGCCCAAAATCATTGAAATGCCCAAACTGAGTGACACCATGACCGAGGGGACCCTCGCTAAATGGACCGTCAAAGAAGGGGACAAGGTCACCACCGGCCAGACGCTGGCTGATGTGGAAACGGACAAGGCCACGATGGAAATGCCCTGCTTCTTTGAGGGCACCCTCCACAAGATCCTGGTGAAAGCGGGTGAAAAGGCTCCCCTCAATGCCCCTCTGGCCATCGTGCTGGAAGAAGGCGAGGAAGTCCCGGCCAACCTGGATGAAATCATTGCGAATGCTCAGGCGGCTGCGGCCCCCGCTCCGAAGGCTGAGAAGCCTGCTGCAGGTGCGAAGAAAACCGTGTCTGCCCCAGGCCCACGCCTGCCCACAGCTCCCCAGCCTAACCGCCGTGCGGCTGCAAGCAACGCCCGCGTGAAAGCTTCCCCTCTGGCTCGCAAGATCGCCGACGAAAAAGGTGTGGATCTGAGCACCCTGGAAGGCACCGGCCCTGGCGGACGTATCGTTCGTGCCGATGTGGAGGCCGCACCTAAAGGTGGTGCCGTCCGTGGTGGCGCTCCTGCCACCCCAGCCATCCGCCCGACCTATGGTCCAGAAGATGAGCGCGTGCCGACCAGTAGCATGCGCAATATCATCGCCGAGCGCCTCCTGGCCTCGAAGACCCAGATCCCACACTTCTACCTCCAGATGGAAGTCGATGCGGGCCCGTTGATGGAATTCCGTGCGAACTTGAACGCCTCCAACGAGAAGAGCGGTGGCAACAAGTACACCGTCAACGACTTCATCCTGAAGGCCGTCATCCGCGCCGCTCAGGCCCAACCTGCCATCAATGCGGCTTGGGATGGCGATGCCATCGTTAAATTCAAGTCCGTCGGCCTCAGCGTCGCCATCGCCATTGATGACGGGCTGGTGACCCCGGTCATCAAGGGAGCCGAGAAGAAGACCCTCCTGGAAATCAGCCAGAGCGTCAAAGACCTCGCCGGTAAGGCCAAGAACAAGAAGCTGAGCCCCGATGACTTCGCAGGCGGCACGATCACCGTGTCCAACCTCGGCGCTTACGGCATTGACCAGTTCTCCGCCATCATCAACCCGCCCCAGGCCGCCATCATCGCCATCGGCAGCATCCGCAATGCTCCTGTGGTGAACGACAAAGGTCAGATCGTCGTCGGCCAGCGCATGTGGGTCGGCCTCAGCGGTGACCACCGCGTGGTGGACGGTGCCGTTGCAGCCACCTTCCTGGCTGAGATGCGCAAGTTCATCGAAAGCCCCGCTCTGATGCTGGTGTAAGTGAAGTGACTTCATAAAAAGCCCCGGTCCTTATCAGACCGGGGCTTTTTTGTGGTTAGACCCCGAGCCAACTAAAAAGCGCAAGACCGAAGTCTTGCGCTTTGGCAGTAGGTTTTTGAGCAACCTTTCTGAGATCAATACACGCCTTCGACGATGGTCTTCTCCATGGCACCGAAGGGACGCACGTCGGCGACACCATCCCAAGCATATTGATTGCGTGGGCGGCGGCGGATGGCTTCGTCACGCTCTAGGAAGCGGGGCATGAAGAATTCCTTGGTGAGGGTGGTCAGTTCCACACGGCCCCAGGTATCGTAGTCCACGACTTGGGCGGTGTTTTTCGGATCCACGACGCGCAGCACGGCACGGGGCTGTGGAGCGTAGTAGGTGACGGAGAACTGGTCCTCAGGTGTGATCGGCACGCTGGCGGCCAGCCCCATGAGGGTGTTGCCATAGGTGGGGTAGAAGCCAATGCGGCCTTCGAGCACCTCTTCCACCATGAAACGAACGTATTGAGGTGTCATGGTCGTGCCTCCCACGAACGCACCGCGGATACCGGCGTCATAGAGATCCACTTTCTCTGCCAGCGCTTCCAGCAGCTTGGGGGTGGTGAAGAGACCCGTGACCTTGCGGTTTTTCAGGATGAGCGTGGCTTGGTCCACA
This window contains:
- a CDS encoding alpha-ketoacid dehydrogenase subunit beta; the protein is MPRRITYRDAIREALDEEIARDPMVVVMGEEVAQYNGAYKVTQGLWDKWGDKRLVDTPISEAGFIGMGVGASMLGVRPVMELMFWSFYTVAWDQIVNNAAMVRYMSGGKINCPIVVRGPANGGTSVGATHSHTPENIMANFPGMKCVVPSNAYDAKGLMKAAIRDNDPVMFMESTKLYGEEWEVPSNDELPNGELFIPLGVADIKREGTDISLIAHGKAVITCLEAARILEEEHGINAEVVDLRSIRPLDEETILNSVAKTHRAIYVEEGKPFCGVGSQIAYTIQAQIFDELDAPVLRVNSLDSPAIYSPPLEALQLPTADVVIAKVLSIC
- a CDS encoding pyruvate dehydrogenase complex dihydrolipoamide acetyltransferase, encoding MPKIIEMPKLSDTMTEGTLAKWTVKEGDKVTTGQTLADVETDKATMEMPCFFEGTLHKILVKAGEKAPLNAPLAIVLEEGEEVPANLDEIIANAQAAAAPAPKAEKPAAGAKKTVSAPGPRLPTAPQPNRRAAASNARVKASPLARKIADEKGVDLSTLEGTGPGGRIVRADVEAAPKGGAVRGGAPATPAIRPTYGPEDERVPTSSMRNIIAERLLASKTQIPHFYLQMEVDAGPLMEFRANLNASNEKSGGNKYTVNDFILKAVIRAAQAQPAINAAWDGDAIVKFKSVGLSVAIAIDDGLVTPVIKGAEKKTLLEISQSVKDLAGKAKNKKLSPDDFAGGTITVSNLGAYGIDQFSAIINPPQAAIIAIGSIRNAPVVNDKGQIVVGQRMWVGLSGDHRVVDGAVAATFLAEMRKFIESPALMLV